In Gimesia benthica, a single window of DNA contains:
- a CDS encoding efflux RND transporter periplasmic adaptor subunit — protein MRFQLSDISLKWYGLIAVLLISGICWGVRDTWLPLVKQKFSLINKQSGENLAGSQGEDIGHSGHNHGDPSHAHEDSTSLELSEQARRNIGLIVGEVALQTYERTLNIPAMIVERPGRTRIHITAPMTGIVTQIHIIEGEAIRSGMLMFKIRLTHEDLVQAQTKFLQTIGELEVENREIARLEKITSGIVAGKVILEREYARQKLNAILSAQKEALLLHGLSETQISQIESKRKLIRELLVYAPASGQGNELQLPEPLLRQVSDISQDSNQKSKKQTSSFVVQDLQIIKGQSVQSGQTLCILADFSELYIKGNAFEQDSNELHAAARNESAVSAVREDNQLHSEIINGLKFVYVANQVVPSSRAMHFYVGLTNEIERNKKTNDGHYFIDWKYKPGQRLRLRVPVEHWKNKIVLPIDAVAQEGAEFYVFLENGDHFDRVPVHVEYSDQYSVVIANDGSLFSGDAIALSGAHQMQVALKNKAGGGVDPHAGHNH, from the coding sequence ATGCGATTTCAATTAAGCGATATTTCGCTCAAATGGTACGGCTTAATAGCTGTACTCCTCATATCGGGAATTTGCTGGGGTGTTCGTGACACTTGGCTTCCACTCGTCAAGCAAAAATTCTCACTAATCAATAAACAATCAGGCGAAAATCTTGCTGGTAGCCAGGGAGAAGACATCGGCCACAGTGGTCACAACCACGGTGATCCTAGTCATGCGCATGAGGACTCAACGTCTTTGGAGCTCTCTGAGCAGGCGCGGCGTAATATTGGATTGATTGTTGGTGAAGTCGCGTTGCAGACCTATGAACGAACCTTGAACATTCCAGCGATGATCGTTGAACGTCCTGGACGGACACGAATCCATATTACCGCTCCCATGACTGGTATCGTAACTCAGATACACATCATTGAAGGAGAAGCCATTCGTTCTGGAATGTTAATGTTTAAAATTCGTCTCACACATGAAGATCTCGTCCAGGCTCAAACAAAATTCTTACAAACAATAGGTGAATTAGAAGTTGAAAACCGTGAAATCGCTCGTTTAGAGAAGATCACATCTGGCATCGTGGCTGGGAAGGTAATTTTGGAACGAGAATATGCAAGACAAAAATTAAATGCCATATTAAGCGCACAGAAAGAAGCTCTCTTACTACATGGACTATCAGAGACTCAAATTTCTCAAATTGAATCAAAGCGAAAATTAATTCGCGAACTCTTAGTGTATGCTCCTGCTAGTGGGCAGGGTAACGAATTACAGTTACCTGAACCTCTCCTTAGACAAGTCTCTGATATTTCACAAGATAGCAACCAGAAATCAAAGAAGCAAACGTCCTCATTTGTGGTACAGGACTTGCAAATTATTAAAGGGCAGTCCGTCCAATCGGGGCAGACTTTGTGTATTCTTGCGGATTTTAGCGAACTATACATCAAAGGAAATGCGTTTGAGCAAGACAGTAACGAACTACATGCTGCAGCGCGCAATGAATCAGCTGTATCAGCTGTTCGTGAAGATAACCAACTACATTCAGAGATCATCAATGGATTGAAGTTCGTCTATGTCGCGAACCAAGTAGTCCCGTCCTCTCGCGCAATGCACTTCTACGTGGGGCTTACAAACGAAATTGAACGAAATAAAAAAACCAATGATGGTCATTACTTTATCGATTGGAAATATAAACCGGGCCAACGATTGCGACTCCGTGTTCCTGTAGAGCACTGGAAAAATAAAATTGTGTTGCCGATTGATGCTGTGGCACAGGAAGGGGCGGAGTTCTACGTATTTCTCGAGAACGGAGACCATTTCGACCGTGTACCAGTTCACGTTGAATACAGCGATCAATATTCGGTGGTTATTGCCAATGATGGTTCGCTGTTTTCGGGTGATGCGATCGCGCTTTCTGGAGCGCATCAAATGCAGGTGGCACTAAAGAACAAAGCTGGCGGTGGCGTTGATCCTCATGCCGGACATAACCACTAA
- a CDS encoding IS256 family transposase encodes MAHQQQSNNILDAVQLLADHGFDEMSQALQILFNEAMKLERSEYLGAEPYQRSVTRRSYANGFKPKSFQSRLGKLELQVPQTRDGDFYPSALERGERSERALKLAIAEMYVQGVSTRKVAKITTELCGFDVTSTQVSRAAKLLDEELETWRNRPLGQVEYLILDARYEKVRVEGSVRDCAVLIAIGVLASGHRSVLGVSVSLSEAEVHWREFLGSLNQRGLHGVKLIVSDAHEGLKAARQNMLAGTPWQRCQFHLMQNAMQYVPKVHLRKQVSDELRNIFNARDLDDALNELKRFVSTHEKTAPKLASWAEENIPEGLTVFTIPAGHRKRMRTTNMLERQNKELKRRTRVAGLFPNEESLLRLVTAVLVELSDDWETGMRYLTI; translated from the coding sequence ATGGCCCACCAACAACAATCTAACAACATTCTCGACGCTGTCCAGCTCCTGGCCGATCATGGGTTCGATGAAATGTCGCAAGCACTCCAGATCCTGTTCAACGAAGCGATGAAGCTGGAACGTTCCGAATACCTCGGTGCCGAACCGTATCAACGCAGCGTAACACGCCGTTCTTATGCCAACGGTTTCAAGCCGAAATCATTTCAAAGTCGCCTCGGAAAGCTGGAACTGCAAGTGCCACAGACACGCGATGGCGACTTTTATCCCTCTGCACTGGAACGAGGCGAACGGAGTGAACGCGCACTGAAGCTGGCAATCGCTGAAATGTATGTTCAAGGCGTCTCTACCCGTAAGGTCGCCAAAATTACCACCGAACTCTGTGGCTTTGATGTCACCAGTACACAGGTCAGTCGGGCAGCGAAACTGCTCGACGAAGAGCTGGAAACGTGGCGTAATCGACCGCTGGGGCAGGTGGAATACCTGATCCTCGACGCCCGCTATGAAAAAGTTCGCGTGGAGGGCAGCGTGCGGGACTGTGCCGTGCTGATTGCGATCGGCGTCCTGGCCAGCGGTCACCGGAGCGTGCTTGGAGTGTCTGTGTCGCTCTCCGAAGCCGAAGTCCATTGGCGTGAATTCCTGGGTTCACTCAACCAGCGCGGCCTGCATGGCGTGAAGCTGATCGTCAGTGATGCACACGAAGGTCTGAAAGCGGCACGACAGAACATGCTCGCTGGCACGCCCTGGCAGCGTTGCCAGTTTCATTTGATGCAAAACGCGATGCAATACGTTCCCAAGGTTCATTTGCGCAAACAGGTGAGCGATGAATTACGCAATATCTTTAATGCCAGAGACCTGGATGATGCGCTGAATGAACTGAAACGGTTCGTTTCCACTCATGAAAAAACAGCTCCGAAACTGGCGAGTTGGGCGGAAGAAAATATCCCCGAGGGACTGACCGTATTCACCATCCCTGCCGGTCATCGCAAGCGGATGCGAACCACAAACATGCTCGAACGGCAGAATAAGGAATTAAAACGGCGTACCCGCGTAGCGGGACTGTTTCCCAATGAGGAGTCGTTGCTGAGGCTGGTGACCGCGGTCCTGGTGGAACTCAGCGACGACTGGGAAACCGGCATGAGATACCTGACAATTTAA